One genomic segment of Bradyrhizobium diazoefficiens includes these proteins:
- a CDS encoding Ku protein, with translation MAPRANWKGFLRLSLVTCPVALYPATSDTEKVSFNQINRKTGHRIKYLKVDAETGDEVTSEDIVKGYKVDTDTYVEVTKDELEEIALDSTHTIEIDEFVPKADIDNRYLIRPYYLVPDGKVGHDAYAVIRETIRSMDKVAIGRVVLTNREHIIALEPLESGLMGTLLRYPYEVRSETEYFDDIQDVKLTKDMLDLAKHIVEKKSGAFEPELFEDHYETALIDLINKKRSGMPIAAKTTPKTGGNVINLMDALKKSIANEKDVAPAAKVAKETVKETVKEAVKGKKPKKRVEGQREMLLPISGKSGKDTAAKTAKEPAKKADKPVRAPARAKKAG, from the coding sequence ATGGCCCCCCGCGCCAATTGGAAGGGTTTTCTGCGTCTGTCGCTCGTGACCTGCCCGGTCGCGCTGTATCCGGCCACTTCGGATACGGAGAAGGTCTCGTTCAACCAGATCAATCGCAAGACCGGACATCGGATCAAGTACCTCAAGGTCGACGCCGAGACCGGTGACGAGGTGACCTCCGAGGACATCGTCAAGGGCTACAAGGTCGACACCGACACCTATGTCGAGGTCACCAAGGACGAGCTCGAGGAGATCGCGCTCGACTCCACCCACACGATCGAGATCGACGAGTTCGTGCCGAAGGCCGACATCGACAACCGCTATCTGATCCGCCCCTATTATCTCGTGCCGGACGGCAAGGTCGGGCATGACGCCTATGCGGTGATCCGCGAAACCATCCGCAGCATGGACAAGGTCGCGATCGGCCGCGTGGTGCTGACCAACCGCGAACACATCATCGCGCTGGAACCGCTCGAGAGCGGCCTGATGGGCACGCTGCTGCGCTACCCCTACGAGGTCCGCAGCGAGACCGAATATTTCGACGACATTCAGGATGTGAAGCTGACCAAGGACATGCTCGACCTTGCCAAGCATATTGTCGAGAAGAAGTCCGGCGCGTTCGAGCCCGAGCTGTTCGAGGACCATTACGAGACCGCGCTGATCGACCTCATCAACAAGAAGCGCAGCGGCATGCCGATCGCCGCGAAAACGACGCCCAAGACCGGCGGCAACGTCATCAACCTGATGGACGCGCTGAAGAAGAGCATCGCGAACGAGAAGGATGTGGCGCCCGCCGCGAAGGTCGCCAAGGAAACTGTCAAAGAAACCGTGAAGGAAGCCGTCAAGGGCAAGAAGCCGAAGAAGCGCGTCGAGGGCCAGCGCGAGATGCTGCTGCCGATCTCAGGCAAGAGCGGCAAGGACACCGCTGCGAAGACGGCGAAGGAGCCTGCGAAGAAGGCCGACAAGCCGGTGCGCGCGCCGGCCCGCGCGAAGAAGGCCGGCTAG
- a CDS encoding thiamine pyrophosphate-requiring protein — protein sequence MKLGTAIAEIMKREGIEILCGYPVNHLIEHAAKAEIRPVMVRQERVGIHMADAISRVTSGRSIGAFCMQHGPGAENAMGGVAQCFGESVPVLVLPMGYQRRLSHIEPNFNSSEAMKPFAKSSEPIILAAEVANIFRRAFTKLKNGRGGPVIVEIPSDMWNEEVPEPLNYTPVLRTRYGADPVHVKEAAALLVNAKRPVIYAGQGVHYAQAWPQLKRLAERLAIPVTTSLGGKSSFPETHPLSLGSGGLAVPRAVPKFLAEADVIFGIGCSFTETSFGIAMPKGKTIIHSTLDPNHLNKDVEARIGLVGDAGLVLDALLEEIGKTVTADRDASTVAAEIAASHKEWLAKWMPKLTSNDAPLSPYRVLWDLQHTVDINNTIITHDAGSPRDQLSPFWKSVEPLTYLGWGKTTQLGYGLGLAMGAKLAKPDKLCINVWGDAAIGFTGMDFETAVRERIPIMSILLNNFSMAIELKVMPVSTEKYRSTDISGDYAAMARAFGGYGERVTRPEDIVPAIRRGIQKTQEGTPVLLEFITAKETEVSRPAT from the coding sequence ATGAAGCTCGGCACCGCGATCGCGGAAATCATGAAGCGCGAGGGCATCGAGATCCTCTGCGGCTATCCCGTCAACCATTTGATCGAGCATGCCGCGAAGGCCGAGATCCGCCCGGTGATGGTGCGGCAGGAGCGCGTCGGCATCCACATGGCGGACGCGATCTCGCGGGTGACGTCGGGCCGAAGCATCGGCGCGTTCTGCATGCAGCATGGCCCCGGCGCGGAGAATGCGATGGGCGGCGTCGCGCAGTGTTTTGGCGAATCCGTGCCCGTGCTGGTGCTGCCGATGGGCTATCAGCGCCGGCTGTCGCATATCGAGCCGAACTTCAATTCCAGCGAGGCGATGAAGCCGTTCGCGAAATCCTCCGAGCCGATCATCCTCGCGGCCGAGGTCGCCAACATCTTCCGCCGCGCATTTACAAAACTGAAGAACGGCCGCGGCGGCCCTGTGATCGTCGAAATCCCCTCGGACATGTGGAACGAGGAGGTGCCGGAGCCGCTGAACTACACGCCGGTGCTGCGCACCCGCTACGGCGCCGATCCCGTGCATGTGAAAGAGGCAGCCGCCCTGCTAGTCAACGCCAAGCGGCCGGTGATCTACGCCGGCCAGGGCGTGCATTACGCCCAGGCCTGGCCGCAGTTGAAGCGGCTCGCCGAGCGGCTCGCGATTCCCGTCACCACCAGTCTCGGCGGCAAATCCTCATTCCCGGAAACACACCCGCTCTCGCTTGGATCGGGTGGCCTCGCCGTCCCCCGCGCAGTGCCGAAATTCCTGGCCGAAGCCGACGTGATCTTCGGCATCGGCTGCTCCTTTACCGAGACCAGTTTCGGCATCGCGATGCCGAAGGGAAAGACCATCATCCATTCGACGCTCGATCCCAATCATCTCAACAAGGACGTGGAAGCCAGGATCGGCCTCGTCGGCGATGCCGGGCTGGTACTCGACGCGCTGCTCGAGGAGATCGGCAAGACCGTCACCGCGGATCGCGATGCATCCACTGTCGCGGCCGAGATCGCGGCCTCGCACAAGGAGTGGCTGGCGAAATGGATGCCGAAGCTCACCAGCAATGACGCGCCGCTCAGCCCTTATCGCGTGCTGTGGGACCTGCAGCACACCGTCGACATCAACAACACCATCATCACGCATGATGCCGGCAGCCCGCGCGACCAGCTCTCGCCGTTCTGGAAATCGGTCGAACCGCTCACCTATCTCGGCTGGGGCAAGACAACCCAGCTCGGCTACGGCCTTGGGCTGGCGATGGGCGCCAAGCTGGCCAAGCCCGACAAGCTCTGCATCAACGTCTGGGGCGATGCAGCCATTGGCTTTACGGGCATGGATTTCGAGACCGCGGTGCGCGAGCGCATCCCGATCATGTCGATCCTGCTCAACAATTTCTCGATGGCGATCGAGCTGAAGGTGATGCCGGTCTCGACCGAGAAATATCGTTCGACCGACATCTCCGGCGACTATGCCGCAATGGCGCGCGCCTTCGGCGGCTACGGCGAGCGGGTGACGAGGCCCGAGGACATCGTGCCGGCGATCAGGCGCGGCATCCAGAAGACCCAGGAAGGCACCCCGGTGCTGCTGGAGTTCATCACGGCCAAGGAAACCGAGGTGTCGCGGCCGGCGACGTGA
- a CDS encoding response regulator transcription factor, whose product MRLLVVEDDPDLNRQLTKALTDAGYVVDRAFDGEEGHYLGDNEPYDAVVLDIGLPKKDGISVLEAWRRNGRTMPVLILTARDRWSDKVQGFDAGADDYVAKPFHLEEVLARIRALLRRSTGHAQSELSCGPVTLDTRTGRVSVSGNPIKMTSHEYRLLAYLMHHSGRVVSRTELVEHLYDQDFDRDSNTIEVFVGRIRKKLDVDIIQTVRGLGYLLTPPPAPGA is encoded by the coding sequence GTGCGCCTGCTCGTTGTCGAGGACGACCCCGATCTCAATCGCCAGCTCACCAAGGCGCTGACCGACGCCGGCTACGTCGTCGACCGAGCCTTCGACGGTGAGGAGGGGCATTATCTCGGCGACAACGAGCCCTACGATGCCGTCGTGCTCGACATCGGCCTGCCGAAGAAGGACGGCATCTCGGTGCTGGAGGCCTGGCGCCGCAATGGCCGCACCATGCCGGTGCTCATCCTGACCGCACGCGACCGCTGGAGCGACAAGGTGCAGGGTTTCGATGCCGGCGCGGATGACTATGTCGCCAAGCCGTTCCATCTGGAGGAGGTGCTGGCGCGCATCCGCGCCCTGCTGCGCCGCTCCACCGGTCATGCCCAGAGCGAGCTGTCTTGCGGCCCCGTCACGCTCGACACCCGCACCGGGCGGGTCAGCGTCTCCGGCAATCCCATCAAGATGACCTCGCACGAATATCGGCTTCTGGCCTATTTGATGCACCATTCCGGCCGCGTGGTCTCGCGCACCGAGCTGGTCGAGCATCTCTACGACCAGGATTTCGACCGCGACTCCAACACGATCGAGGTCTTCGTCGGCCGTATCCGCAAGAAGCTCGACGTCGACATCATCCAAACCGTCCGCGGCCTCGGCTATCTCCTGACCCCGCCGCCCGCGCCGGGCGCTTGA
- a CDS encoding sensor histidine kinase, protein MPASSLANRLFLSATAWLVVILAITGVVLSSVYKNATERAFDRRLNLYLRTLIAEVATPDEPPDRQFQSLGEPLFELPLSGWYWQITRTDTEKPEVRSSRSLWDKKLPKLEEQGAELTAAGIRLAYVDGPEGQNLRMVERPVDLGADGKFLVSVAGDDTEIFDETRSFDYYLGGTFTALGIVLLLTTVFQVRFGLAPLKRISESIADIRSGRAERLEGEFPVEIAPLARETNALIEANREIVERARTHVGNLAHAIKTPLSVILNEAGSHAADPFAAKVREQADVMRDQVAHHLERARIAARVSIVATVTEVAPVIEALRRTMEKIHRDRGIMVEAKADPSAKFRGERQDLEEMVGNLVDNACKWAASRVFIEVLVETPNQAGAGPRLRILVDDDGRGLSEAERAQVARRGQRLDESKPGSGLGLSIVTDLAALYGGSLSLSGAPIGGLRAELVLPGI, encoded by the coding sequence ATGCCCGCTAGCTCACTTGCCAACCGCCTGTTCCTGTCGGCAACGGCGTGGCTTGTCGTGATCCTGGCCATCACCGGCGTGGTGCTGTCGTCGGTCTACAAAAACGCCACCGAGCGTGCCTTCGACCGCCGGCTCAATCTATACCTGCGCACCCTCATCGCCGAGGTCGCAACCCCCGACGAGCCGCCGGACCGCCAGTTCCAGTCGCTCGGCGAGCCGCTGTTTGAGCTGCCGCTGTCCGGCTGGTACTGGCAGATCACGCGCACCGACACCGAGAAGCCGGAGGTGCGCTCCTCGCGCTCGCTCTGGGACAAGAAGCTGCCGAAGCTGGAGGAGCAGGGTGCCGAGCTCACTGCCGCCGGCATTCGCCTCGCCTATGTCGACGGGCCCGAGGGGCAGAATTTGCGCATGGTGGAGCGGCCGGTCGATCTCGGCGCCGACGGCAAATTCCTGGTCAGCGTCGCCGGCGACGACACCGAGATTTTCGACGAGACGCGGAGCTTCGACTACTATCTCGGCGGCACCTTCACCGCGCTCGGCATCGTGCTGCTGCTGACCACCGTGTTCCAGGTCCGCTTCGGCCTTGCGCCGCTCAAGCGTATCTCGGAATCGATCGCCGACATCCGCTCCGGGCGGGCGGAGCGGCTCGAGGGCGAATTCCCGGTCGAGATCGCCCCTCTGGCGCGCGAGACCAACGCGCTGATCGAAGCCAATCGCGAAATCGTCGAGCGCGCGCGCACCCATGTCGGCAATCTCGCCCATGCGATCAAGACGCCGCTCTCGGTCATTCTCAACGAGGCAGGCAGCCACGCCGCCGATCCGTTCGCGGCCAAGGTGAGGGAGCAGGCCGACGTGATGCGCGACCAGGTCGCCCATCATCTGGAGCGCGCCCGCATTGCGGCGCGGGTCTCGATCGTTGCGACCGTGACGGAGGTTGCGCCCGTCATCGAGGCGCTGCGGCGGACCATGGAGAAGATCCACCGCGACCGGGGCATCATGGTCGAGGCCAAGGCCGACCCGTCGGCGAAGTTTCGCGGCGAGCGGCAGGATCTGGAGGAGATGGTCGGCAACCTCGTCGACAATGCCTGCAAATGGGCGGCCTCGCGGGTCTTCATCGAAGTTCTGGTCGAGACGCCGAACCAGGCGGGCGCGGGCCCCCGCTTGCGGATCCTGGTCGATGACGACGGCCGCGGCCTCTCGGAGGCCGAGCGCGCCCAGGTCGCCCGGCGGGGTCAGCGGTTAGATGAGTCCAAGCCCGGCTCGGGCCTCGGCCTGTCGATCGTGACCGACCTTGCCGCGCTCTATGGCGGCAGCCTCTCCCTGAGCGGGGCCCCGATCGGTGGCCTGCGGGCCGAGCTGGTGCTTCCCGGAATATAA
- a CDS encoding Flp family type IVb pilin — MALLRSFLADENGATAIEYCLIAAGIALAIVTVVNNTGSALLNNKFNSVSSAMK; from the coding sequence ATGGCTTTGCTCAGGTCATTTCTTGCCGATGAAAATGGTGCCACCGCGATCGAATATTGTCTGATCGCCGCCGGCATTGCGCTCGCGATCGTCACCGTCGTCAACAACACCGGCAGCGCGCTTCTGAACAACAAATTCAACTCTGTCAGCTCGGCAATGAAGTAA